The sequence AGCTTTGATCCGGACATGGAATCGGGACTGCAACGTAAAATTGATAATATAATACGAACATTGTTTATTAAGTATACTGATGATCTGAAAAACAATAATACCGAATCAACGATATTTACCAAATTTTTAAAGTACAAGTCCATCCCATATCAAAAATTCACTGATCCGGGGAGGATGGCTATAGACCACATTGCCGGAATGACTAATGATTACCTGTTAAAGGAATTTGAAGAGTACACATTACCTTAATTTAACATAATGTATATTATGCGACGTTTCATAAATATCAATAACCAAGCCTAATAAACGATAAATAGGGCTACAGCGCCTATTCTGACTGAAACGTCCTCCTATATTACGATTTGTTCTATTAATACATGATTTAGTATTATTGGTTTGCCTTGAATTGAAATTTAAGCCATACAAGTTAGCCCCTGTTCAGTTTGTGGATATCTTTCTTTTTTGTGTATATGTGGATTAATTAGTCTGAATCCGATAATTCCGCCTCTTCTCAGGCCTTCGGCCAGCTCTTCTCCGCCAGCGGAGAAAAGCCTCAAGTAGACTATTACGTAGTCTAATACGAAACTTAATGTAATATATAAAGAAAGAATTAATGGAATTTTCTTTCAGGCTGTGTGAAGTGCTTCTGTTGTTTTCGGACAGCCTGAGAGATGCCACGCTTGCCCTGAGCCTAGTCGAAAGGAAGTGACAGAGGGAGGCGGCGAATAAAAGGATTATTTGGTCGAATTCAGATTAATTAGTCATAACAAGGCAAATATACTGTAAATGTCGTGCCTTTGCCTTCGATGCTTGTAACTTGAATACCACCGCCTGCTTCATCAATAATCTTCTTTACGATGGCCAGACCCAGTCCTGTTCCCTGCAGATTCTTGCGGTTGGTATAAAACGGCTTAAATATCTTTTGCAGACCATCTGATGAGATTCCTATCCCTGAATCAATAATTTCCAACCTTAGCATCTGATTTTTACTGGGTTCATCATATTCTTCAGACAGATTAACCCTGATTTCACGTAATCCATCGCCGGCAGCTTCCTTTTCCAGAATTGCTTTAATAGCATTATCAAATAAATTGCCGAATATCTTCAGAATTTGATGCTCAAACATTACAACTTTTTTAGAAGAATCCAAATGACTTATAATTATAATTTGCTGTTCAGCGCATTCGCCGGTATATGCATCGATCTTTTTTTGTAGTATACCTTTAACCTCAATTTTCTCTGTAGGCACTTCTTTGGAAACCTTGGAATATTCCAGGAAATCATTGGCGATGTCTCTTAAACGACTATTAATATTATGTATCTCCCCCAGAGTGTCCTTAATTTCCAGGTTGTTGGACAATAAAAATTTAAGATAATCAAGCAATTTATTTCTTTCATCACCGTCAGGAAGCGTATTTTTTAATCTTTGGAACACTTCCACCAGCACTTTCTCATTATTATCTATATGACCCTGTTCCAACAAATAAACAATCAGACGGTTCATAGAGCTTAAAGGATTACGCATATCATGCGCAACCTCTCCTGCTAGCTGCCCCATAGCCGACATTTGCTCTTCCTCAATAAGTTTTTCTTGAATGCTTTTTAATTCATGTAAAGCTCTTTCCAGAAGAATATTTTTATCCTCAAGCTCTTTACGATGATGCTCATTTACCTCTTTTTCAGCTTTTATCAGCATCTTATCTTCGATTTCGAATATTTTGGACATAACCAGCGCGCCCTGATGAACGATGTTGGATAATAGATTTATGTCCTTTTCGTTGAACTTGTCCCCACTCTTTTTTTCTCCTACAGAAATTATTCCTGAAACATTATTGTCATATACGCTGGCAACCAGTAATTTTGAATGAATATTTTCCATTAACTCGATCGATTCTCTTGTTTCCTCAGTTTTCTTTTCCGCACTTTCTTCCTTTAAATCATCATA is a genomic window of Candidatus Margulisiibacteriota bacterium containing:
- a CDS encoding ATP-binding protein encodes the protein MSYIVAAVLNIFFSLTILNKSKDFPLNILVAFIAIFSAIWCMTWFFFFTLRDILWLQLTYVAGFIPPIYVAMSLLLLNKNKKQALWTLFLLALPQLILIVLPWNLLVKDIISYNPVIFNPGSVLVPLYRLYWGVLIWAGIIINFEIIRRSKEDRKKVVYIIIGSLIFAIFSMIATVIFPVILKDSTLTKYPPLVSTIWVAFLTYAIIRHKFMDTELIIKRGTYFLMLFLLIISPYFILINFLTDKFQHFFGTYKFIIGAFLWTIFILFSDFIKKILIKTTDKIFYKADYNYSEVLAEMNKKMQEITDIKVLIKRFHEDIERILKTESFGIFMLNKPKTSFIYLTANNMDIVLHKKIDRIYVKNIVHIKPDHYIIQSLIKGYKNTLSYDDLKEESAEKKTEETRESIELMENIHSKLLVASVYDNNVSGIISVGEKKSGDKFNEKDINLLSNIVHQGALVMSKIFEIEDKMLIKAEKEVNEHHRKELEDKNILLERALHELKSIQEKLIEEEQMSAMGQLAGEVAHDMRNPLSSMNRLIVYLLEQGHIDNNEKVLVEVFQRLKNTLPDGDERNKLLDYLKFLLSNNLEIKDTLGEIHNINSRLRDIANDFLEYSKVSKEVPTEKIEVKGILQKKIDAYTGECAEQQIIIISHLDSSKKVVMFEHQILKIFGNLFDNAIKAILEKEAAGDGLREIRVNLSEEYDEPSKNQMLRLEIIDSGIGISSDGLQKIFKPFYTNRKNLQGTGLGLAIVKKIIDEAGGGIQVTSIEGKGTTFTVYLPCYD